In the Desulfatiglans sp. genome, one interval contains:
- a CDS encoding sigma 54-interacting transcriptional regulator yields the protein MINILEIKDQWQKMGLESRNLFMLASFMPSPFLSSEFDEIAGRKKSEKHAIIADFISGNLFNLDNNKIYHNFDTDEISGFLLDYVPKKSITETIRKLIIYYENKMPDTPEKELYLAGLYLHADISADNLKYLVETAKRLSISGEKKKAYIFFDRALQFFNENAPHKKTIDFYLESVIGSLQASRMTKPLDQIIPVLTDAWKYSRHFNRWEYLSKINLRLARALAASGHAQKAIEYINKTLEIVDIQGIPSARILSALCMGQIMFWKGRIIEALQSYEKTISGLEEFGDDSSTLMGDSYMGRVYVINGRIARGMGMIEAVYKKAVSLNLKDAAVFSSILYAHSCIEVGNIDEAEKWIQRAFEYPEKIDNLMQLMADTCNACIYYEKGDYERAFECHRRIADYPKDTGYPHIKSNWFFEYLHGLESKGYYYEKLNFNDALKESIKGDNLYYKGIAYRQRAIKQKDDKLDIISELEKSEKWLELSGAEIELAKTRIMLGDEYLKRGDTTRRKEYMEKAWGLFAKVDHSYLPKELMAIMPRERKIEIMIDKIIRINESLEIIQDVAAFLDRVLDVAIDFSMATQCAYLMPTHDNNFKVAASRNMDTAFLDSEGFNSIIKLLITDIKGSSEIFISDTEKCKPIYSNYFKQVDINSVILMSVKMPENKTGYICLFNRLGGQPFSVNQLRYLRLLCNQISVGVSNIRMFEEMRQLKTRFKDEALYYKQEMGISNPIEMIVGESKVIRTLKSQITQVASTDSTVLITGETGVGKELVAKAIHNSSERKNGSFISVNLAALPSELIISELFGHEKGAFTGANERKKGRFEISHEGTIFLDEIGDLPLELQIKLLRVLQRGSFERLGSTNTIHSDFRVISATNKDLYGEVLKEKFRQDLYYRLVVFPIHVPPLRDRKEDIPMLVWHFLDKFAKKMSKPIKLIPKEEMEKLLTYDWPGNVRELEHFVERSVILSDGRRISFSGLHTNRVGTLTPDSYQLNASLADVERDHIEKVLKSTYWKVSGPRGAAEILGLKPTTLLFRMKKLGIKKPG from the coding sequence ATGATCAATATATTGGAGATAAAAGATCAATGGCAAAAAATGGGCCTGGAAAGCAGAAATTTATTCATGCTTGCATCCTTTATGCCTTCACCATTCCTCTCCTCAGAATTTGATGAAATCGCCGGGAGAAAAAAATCTGAGAAACATGCCATTATAGCTGACTTCATTTCAGGTAACCTTTTTAATCTCGATAATAATAAGATATATCATAATTTTGATACCGATGAGATTTCCGGTTTTTTACTGGATTATGTGCCTAAAAAATCAATTACAGAAACTATTAGAAAATTAATAATTTACTATGAAAATAAAATGCCTGATACCCCTGAAAAAGAGCTCTATCTAGCCGGCTTATACCTGCATGCAGATATTTCTGCGGATAATCTTAAATACCTTGTGGAGACGGCAAAGAGACTTTCAATATCAGGGGAGAAAAAAAAAGCATATATTTTTTTTGACAGGGCACTCCAATTCTTTAATGAAAATGCCCCGCATAAAAAGACTATTGATTTTTACCTCGAAAGTGTAATTGGCAGCCTTCAGGCATCAAGGATGACAAAGCCTCTTGATCAGATAATACCGGTACTTACAGATGCATGGAAATATTCCAGGCATTTTAACAGATGGGAATACCTGTCCAAAATAAATCTTCGTCTGGCCCGCGCACTTGCTGCATCAGGGCATGCCCAGAAGGCTATTGAATACATAAATAAAACACTCGAGATTGTAGATATCCAGGGAATACCATCTGCAAGGATTTTATCAGCGCTCTGTATGGGGCAGATCATGTTCTGGAAAGGGAGAATTATTGAAGCCCTGCAAAGTTATGAAAAAACAATATCAGGGCTTGAAGAATTCGGTGATGATAGCTCTACACTTATGGGTGACAGCTATATGGGGCGCGTATATGTGATCAACGGAAGAATTGCCAGGGGAATGGGAATGATAGAGGCTGTTTATAAAAAGGCTGTTTCACTGAACCTTAAGGATGCAGCAGTCTTTTCGAGCATCCTGTATGCCCATTCATGCATTGAGGTCGGCAATATTGATGAGGCAGAAAAATGGATACAAAGGGCATTTGAATATCCTGAAAAGATCGATAACCTGATGCAGCTAATGGCAGATACCTGCAACGCCTGTATCTATTATGAGAAAGGTGATTATGAGCGTGCATTTGAATGCCACAGGAGAATCGCTGATTACCCAAAGGATACAGGGTATCCTCACATTAAAAGCAACTGGTTTTTTGAATACCTGCATGGTCTTGAGTCAAAGGGATATTATTATGAAAAGCTCAATTTCAATGATGCATTAAAGGAATCGATTAAAGGCGATAATCTTTATTATAAGGGTATTGCATACAGGCAGAGGGCTATTAAACAAAAGGATGACAAACTGGATATAATTTCTGAGCTTGAAAAAAGTGAAAAATGGCTTGAATTATCTGGTGCTGAAATTGAGCTTGCTAAAACCAGGATCATGCTTGGTGATGAATACTTGAAAAGGGGGGACACAACCAGGAGAAAGGAATATATGGAAAAGGCATGGGGTTTATTTGCAAAGGTAGATCACAGTTATCTACCAAAAGAATTAATGGCCATAATGCCCCGTGAACGCAAGATAGAGATAATGATAGACAAGATAATCCGTATCAATGAATCTCTGGAAATAATTCAGGATGTTGCTGCATTCCTTGACAGGGTTCTGGATGTGGCAATAGATTTTTCAATGGCCACCCAGTGTGCCTATTTAATGCCTACACATGACAATAATTTCAAGGTGGCAGCAAGCAGAAATATGGATACTGCCTTTCTTGATTCAGAGGGGTTTAATTCCATTATAAAGTTACTTATAACAGATATTAAAGGGAGCTCTGAGATTTTTATTTCTGATACCGAAAAATGCAAACCTATTTACTCAAATTACTTTAAACAGGTAGATATCAACTCTGTGATACTCATGTCTGTCAAAATGCCTGAAAACAAAACTGGATATATTTGCCTTTTTAACAGGCTTGGAGGTCAGCCATTTTCTGTTAACCAGCTCCGTTATTTGAGGCTATTATGTAATCAGATATCAGTAGGGGTATCAAATATCAGAATGTTTGAAGAGATGCGGCAACTTAAAACGAGATTTAAGGATGAAGCACTATACTATAAACAGGAGATGGGTATATCTAATCCGATTGAAATGATAGTCGGAGAATCAAAGGTAATAAGGACACTTAAAAGCCAGATTACCCAGGTCGCTTCAACTGACAGCACTGTTTTGATCACTGGCGAAACAGGGGTAGGGAAGGAACTTGTTGCCAAGGCTATCCATAATTCAAGTGAAAGAAAAAACGGATCATTTATATCTGTGAACCTTGCTGCATTACCCTCTGAACTGATAATAAGTGAATTGTTCGGGCATGAAAAGGGGGCCTTTACAGGCGCCAATGAAAGAAAAAAAGGAAGATTTGAGATATCACATGAAGGCACCATATTTCTAGATGAAATCGGTGACCTGCCTCTGGAATTGCAGATCAAGTTATTAAGGGTACTCCAGAGAGGATCATTTGAAAGGCTTGGCAGCACAAACACCATCCACTCAGATTTCAGGGTGATTTCAGCAACTAATAAAGATCTCTATGGAGAGGTGCTTAAGGAAAAATTCAGGCAGGATCTTTATTACAGACTCGTTGTTTTCCCTATACATGTGCCTCCACTGCGTGATAGAAAAGAGGATATACCAATGCTTGTTTGGCACTTTCTTGATAAATTCGCAAAAAAGATGTCAAAGCCAATCAAACTCATCCCGAAGGAGGAGATGGAAAAGCTGTTGACCTATGACTGGCCTGGAAATGTCAGAGAGCTTGAGCATTTTGTGGAAAGATCAGTGATACTATCAGACGGCAGGCGTATCAGCTTTTCAGGTCTTCATACCAACCGCGTCGGCACATTAACCCCTGACTCTTACCAGCTCAATGCCTCACTTGCCGATGTTGAAAGGGACCATATAGAAAAGGTGCTTAAATCCACCTACTGGAAGGTGAGCGGACCCAGGGGGGCAGCCGAGATACTAGGGCTTAAGCCCACAACACTTCTCTTCAGAATGAAAAAACTCGGGATAAAAAAACCGGGATAA